Proteins encoded together in one Coffea arabica cultivar ET-39 chromosome 2c, Coffea Arabica ET-39 HiFi, whole genome shotgun sequence window:
- the LOC113726225 gene encoding seipin-2, which yields MPIAMEEGKSCNENGYVENGKEEEFLDACDEFPFYDCVESLPGRIESDAKVSSSSVSGVTLDTKPSPEKSSPASLRRRRFTSRKDSVSFEKNNVTSGDAMLRFSEKLKENGEKDGIFSLNLEKIDEIKHSLRSGKVENGESEGFDGESKANSMMSYTNNERDEEYFEENSGLSRTHGGDSSFLMVLVGLVIKAIGFQFSLLFSFFTFPVWAIYTSYMFVMDPFGYMKRGRQYLIRKALRIFGNFFGNVSSFVSEWFRQHKSLLELGLKFVWGLLWSVYVCVVLVVLLVSAFVVGGILMNAAVEEPVRIKESLNFDYTQKSPIAYVPIIGCPGPDCGIESSENFDVLKFDGMRVIPLDHKLQVTVSLTLPESDYNRNLGIFQVRVDFLDPDGKALASSRHPCMLPFKSRPIRLLLTFLKVAPLLTGYTSESQDLIIRFKGFTEGGRPTSCLRVTIEQRAQFAHGAGVPEIYAASLTLESEQPLLKRIVWYWRRTLFIWVSMTIFTVELLFTLLCCNSIIIPRVNLGRTRNGPPQNSDSIQSSLGA from the exons ATGCCTATTGCAATGGAGGAGGGGAAATCCTGCAATGAAAACGGCTACGTAGAGAacggaaaagaagaagaatttctTGATGCTTGTGATGAATTCCCATTCTACGATTGCGTAGAATCTCTTCCCGGACGGATTGAGTCCGATGCTAAGGTGTCATCATCATCTGTTTCAGGTGTTACTCTTGacaccaagccctcgccggagAAATCGTCTCCGGCGAGTCTCCGCCGCAGGAGATTCACTTCCCGGAAGGACTCGGTAAGTTTTGAGAAGAATAATGTTACTTCTGGAGATGCTATGCTTAGATTTTCTGAGAAGTTGAAGGAGAATGGGGAGAAAGAtggaattttttctttaaatttggaGAAAATAGATGAAATTAAGCATAGTTTGAGATCGGGAAAAGTTGAAAATGGTGAAAGTGAGGGTTTTGACGGGGAAAGTAAGGCTAATTCGATGATGTCATACACGAATAATGAAAGAGATGAAGagtattttgaagaaaattcgGGGTTAAGCAGAACACACGGAGGGGATTCGAGTTTTTTGATGGTTCTAGTTGGTTTAGTAATAAAAGCAATTGGGTTTCAATTCagtttgttgtttagtttctttacttttccagtaTGGGCTATTTATACCTCATACATGTTCGTAATGGATCCTTTTGGTTATATGAAGCGAGGGAGACAGTATTTGATTCGAAAAGCACTGAGAATTTTCGGTAATTTCTTTGGGAATGTTTCATCATTTGTCAGTGAATGGTTTAGACAGCATAAATCGTTGTTGGAGTTGGGTTTGAAGTTTGTATGGGGACTGTTGTGGTCGGTTTATGTATGTGTTGTTTTGGTCGTATTGTTGGTATCCGCGTTTGTTGTGGGAGGTATATTGATGAATGCTGCGGTGGAGGAACCCGttagaataaaagaaagtttgaattttgattATACACAGAAGAGTCCAATAGCATATGTGCCGATAATAGGGTGTCCTGGTCCAGATTGTGGGATAGAGTCTAgtgaaaactttgatgttttgaagTTTGACGGAATGCGGGTTATACCTCTTGATCATAAGTTGCAGGTTACTGTTTCACTGACATTGCCCGAGTCTGACTACAATCGGAATCTTGGGATCTTTCAG GTCAGAGTGGATTTTCTTGATCCTGATGGTAAAGCTCTTGCAAGCTCTAGGCACCCCTGCATGCTGCCGTTTAAAAGCAGGCCTATTCGCCTCTTATTAACTTTTCTCAAAGTTGCTCCGCTCCTTACTGGCTATACATCTGAGTCCCAAGATTTGATCATAAGGTTTAAAGGTTTTACTGAAGGTGGTAGACCAACTTCCTGCTTAAGGGTGACTATTGAACAACGGGCTCAATTTGCGCATGGTGCAGGCGTTCCTGAAATATATGCTGCATCTCTAACACTGGAATCAGAACAACCTCTACTGAAAAGAATTGTATGGTACTGGAGAAGAACATTGTTTATCTGGGTTAGCATGACAATATTTACAGTTGAGCTGCTCTTTACTCTTCTCTGCTGCAACTCTATAATCATCCCAAGAGTAAATCTGGGTCGTACTAGAAATGGTCCACCACAAAACAGTGATTCAATTCAAAGTTCGCTGGGTGCATGA